A DNA window from Malus domestica chromosome 12, GDT2T_hap1 contains the following coding sequences:
- the LOC103430522 gene encoding aspartic proteinase 36-like isoform X1: MAATARTRVAVLVGFVVLFALALNVSGNMVFPVSHKFKGAGKQVSLSAWKEHDARRHQRLLAGSDSAIDLQLGGNGHPSEAGLYIAKIGLGSPSKDFHVQVDTGSDVLWVNCAECSNCPTKSNLGFKLTMYDPKSSSTSSKVTCDQEFCTSSFKGKLSDCKADMLCNYSISYGDGSTTAGYYVKDNIQLDKVTGNHQTTSTNGTIVFGCGAKQSGNLGKSPGAVDGILGFGQANASVISQLSSSGKVKKEFAHCLDNVKGGGIWAIGEVVEPKVKNTTPLIPNLPHYTVTVKSIEVGGDVVDLPTDLFGLFEDRNGAVIDSGTTLAYLAPEVYEPFMKKIYARQSGLKKHIIDKQFTCFEYSGNVDDGFPAVKFNFKNSVVLTAYPHEYLFRLKDDVWCSGWQPNSMKSKGGKSMTILGDLVLSNKLVLYDIENQAIGWTDYNCTSSIKLKDEKSAQAFSVGAHNFSSASGPIIGRLLAFFLLVISMLQILA; this comes from the exons ATGGCGGCAACAGCAAGGACAAGGGTGGCCGTGTTGgttggttttgtggttttgttCGCATTGGCATTAAATGTGTCGGGTAACATGGTGTTTCCGGTGAGCCATAAGTTCAAGGGTGCTGGGAAGCAAGTGTCTTTGAGTGCATGGAAAGAGCATGATGCTCGCCGTCACCAGAGGCTTCTCGCCGGCTCAGACTCCGCTATCGATTTGCAATTAGGTGGCAATGGCCATCCTTCTGAAGCCGG GCTCTACATTGCGAAAATCGGACTTGGCTCCCCTTCAAAGGACTTTCATGTGCAAGTTGATACCGGAAGTGACGTTTTATGGGTGAATTGTGCAGAGTGCAGCAATTGTCCTACTAAAAGTAATCTTGGT TTTAAGCTGACAATGTACGATCCGAAGAGCTCTTCAACTTCAAGCAAGGTTACGTGTGATCAAGAGTTCTGCACTTCCTCATTCAAAGGTAAACTTTCTGATTGCAAGGCAGATATGCTTTGCAATTATAGTATCTCGTACGGAGATGGAAGCACAACTGCTGGTTACTATGTCAAGGACAATATCCAACTTGATAAAGTCACTGGAAACCATCAAACAACCTCAACAAATGGAACCATAGTATTCGG GTGTGGAGCTAAACAATCTGGGAATCTTGGTAAATCTCCCGGAGCAGTTGATGGAATACTTGGTTTTGGACAGGCAAATGCATCCGTGATCTCGCAGCTATCTTCTTCTGGAAAGGTGAAAAAAGAATTCGCACACTGCTTGGATAACGTGAAAGGTGGTGGAATCTGGGCAATTGGGGAAGTGGTGGAACCAAAAGTGAAAAACACAACTCCGCTGATACCAAATCT GCCACATTACACTGTTACGGTGAAGTCCATTGAGGTGGGTGGCGATGTTGTAGATCTTCCAACAGATTTATTTGGCCTTTTTGAAGACCGGAACGGGGCAGTAATTGACAGTGGAACAACCTTGGCTTATCTTGCGCCGGAGGTTTATGAACCTTTTATGAAAAAG ATATATGCTCGACAGTCTGGATTGAAAAAACATATTATTGACAAGCAGTTTACATGTTTTGAGTATTCCGGAAA TGTAGACGATGGGTTTCCCGCTGTGAAGTTTAATTTTAAGAATTCTGTGGTGTTGACTGCATATCCTCATGAGTATCTGTTCCGGTTAAAG GATGATGTCTGGTGTTCTGGTTGGCAACCCAACTCCATGAAATCTAAAGGCGGAAAGTCCATGACTATTCTGGGAG ATTTGGTACTTTCGAATAAGCTAGTCTTGTATGATATCGAAAACCAGGCCATTGGGTGGACTGACTACAACT GCACTTCAAGTATCAAACTGAAGGATGAGAAGTCAGCGCAGGCGTTCTCGGTCGGTGCCCACAATTTT
- the LOC103430522 gene encoding aspartic proteinase 36-like isoform X2 — MAATARTRVAVLVGFVVLFALALNVSGNMVFPVSHKFKGAGKQVSLSAWKEHDARRHQRLLAGSDSAIDLQLGGNGHPSEAGLYIAKIGLGSPSKDFHVQVDTGSDVLWVNCAECSNCPTKSNLGFKLTMYDPKSSSTSSKVTCDQEFCTSSFKGKLSDCKADMLCNYSISYGDGSTTAGYYVKDNIQLDKVTGNHQTTSTNGTIVFGCGAKQSGNLGKSPGAVDGILGFGQANASVISQLSSSGKVKKEFAHCLDNVKGGGIWAIGEVVEPKVKNTTPLIPNLPHYTVTVKSIEVGGDVVDLPTDLFGLFEDRNGAVIDSGTTLAYLAPEVYEPFMKKIYARQSGLKKHIIDKQFTCFEYSGNVDDGFPAVKFNFKNSVVLTAYPHEYLFRLKDDVWCSGWQPNSMKSKGGKSMTILGDLVLSNKLVLYDIENQAIGWTDYNCTSSIKLKDEKSAQAFSVGAHNFSSASGPIIGRW; from the exons ATGGCGGCAACAGCAAGGACAAGGGTGGCCGTGTTGgttggttttgtggttttgttCGCATTGGCATTAAATGTGTCGGGTAACATGGTGTTTCCGGTGAGCCATAAGTTCAAGGGTGCTGGGAAGCAAGTGTCTTTGAGTGCATGGAAAGAGCATGATGCTCGCCGTCACCAGAGGCTTCTCGCCGGCTCAGACTCCGCTATCGATTTGCAATTAGGTGGCAATGGCCATCCTTCTGAAGCCGG GCTCTACATTGCGAAAATCGGACTTGGCTCCCCTTCAAAGGACTTTCATGTGCAAGTTGATACCGGAAGTGACGTTTTATGGGTGAATTGTGCAGAGTGCAGCAATTGTCCTACTAAAAGTAATCTTGGT TTTAAGCTGACAATGTACGATCCGAAGAGCTCTTCAACTTCAAGCAAGGTTACGTGTGATCAAGAGTTCTGCACTTCCTCATTCAAAGGTAAACTTTCTGATTGCAAGGCAGATATGCTTTGCAATTATAGTATCTCGTACGGAGATGGAAGCACAACTGCTGGTTACTATGTCAAGGACAATATCCAACTTGATAAAGTCACTGGAAACCATCAAACAACCTCAACAAATGGAACCATAGTATTCGG GTGTGGAGCTAAACAATCTGGGAATCTTGGTAAATCTCCCGGAGCAGTTGATGGAATACTTGGTTTTGGACAGGCAAATGCATCCGTGATCTCGCAGCTATCTTCTTCTGGAAAGGTGAAAAAAGAATTCGCACACTGCTTGGATAACGTGAAAGGTGGTGGAATCTGGGCAATTGGGGAAGTGGTGGAACCAAAAGTGAAAAACACAACTCCGCTGATACCAAATCT GCCACATTACACTGTTACGGTGAAGTCCATTGAGGTGGGTGGCGATGTTGTAGATCTTCCAACAGATTTATTTGGCCTTTTTGAAGACCGGAACGGGGCAGTAATTGACAGTGGAACAACCTTGGCTTATCTTGCGCCGGAGGTTTATGAACCTTTTATGAAAAAG ATATATGCTCGACAGTCTGGATTGAAAAAACATATTATTGACAAGCAGTTTACATGTTTTGAGTATTCCGGAAA TGTAGACGATGGGTTTCCCGCTGTGAAGTTTAATTTTAAGAATTCTGTGGTGTTGACTGCATATCCTCATGAGTATCTGTTCCGGTTAAAG GATGATGTCTGGTGTTCTGGTTGGCAACCCAACTCCATGAAATCTAAAGGCGGAAAGTCCATGACTATTCTGGGAG ATTTGGTACTTTCGAATAAGCTAGTCTTGTATGATATCGAAAACCAGGCCATTGGGTGGACTGACTACAACT GCACTTCAAGTATCAAACTGAAGGATGAGAAGTCAGCGCAGGCGTTCTCGGTCGGTGCCCACAATTTT
- the LOC103430523 gene encoding thioredoxin F-type, chloroplastic-like isoform X2 has translation MALQSAVLSPHSAGASKSLPCAAKYPIICSSSSTASSSSSRSCFLSQRKSAAVEIGLSKKKRGSWKCTVRSNLDTVGPTVNVGQVTEVDKDTFWPIVKAAGDKTVVLDMYTQWCGPCKVMAPKFQDLSKEYLDVVFLKLDCNQENKPLAKELGIRVVPTFKILKDNKVVKEVTGAKFDDLVVAIDAVRSS, from the exons ATGGCTCTGCAGTCAGCCGTACTCTCTCCTCACTCCGCCGGCGCATCCAAATCCCTACCATGCGCCGCCAAGTACCCGATCATTTGCTCCTCCTCTTCTACTGCCAGTTCGAGCTCCAGCAGAAGCTGCTTCCTTTCGCAGAGGAAGAGTGCGGCGGTGGAAATTGGATTGAGTAAGAAGAAGAGGGGTTCCTGGAAGTGTACGGTGAGGTCGAACTTGGACACTGTCGGTCCCACTGTGAATGTGGGCCAAGTCACGGAGGTCGACAAGGACACCTTCTGGCCCATCGTCAAGGCAGCCGGCGACAAGACCGTCGTCCTTGATATGTATACCCAATG GTGCGGTCCTTGCAAAGTGATGGCTCCAAAATTTCAAGACTTGTCCAAGGAGTACCTTGATGTCGTATTTTTAAAGCTTGACTGTAACCAAGAAAATAAG CCATTGGCGAAGGAGCTTGGGATAAGGGTGGTGCcaactttcaagatcttgaaggACAACAAGGTTGTAAAAGAAGTGACGGGGGCCAAATTTGATGATTTAGTTGTTGCTATAGACGCTGTTAGATCGAGCTAA
- the LOC103430523 gene encoding thioredoxin F-type, chloroplastic-like isoform X1: MALQSAVLSPHSAGASKSLPCAAKYPIICSSSSTASSSSSRSCFLSQRKSAAVEIGLSKKKRGSWKCTVRSNLDTVGPTVNVGQVTEVDKDTFWPIVKAAGDKTVVLDMYTQWCGPCKVMAPKFQDLSKEYLDVVFLKLDCNQENKQPLAKELGIRVVPTFKILKDNKVVKEVTGAKFDDLVVAIDAVRSS, encoded by the exons ATGGCTCTGCAGTCAGCCGTACTCTCTCCTCACTCCGCCGGCGCATCCAAATCCCTACCATGCGCCGCCAAGTACCCGATCATTTGCTCCTCCTCTTCTACTGCCAGTTCGAGCTCCAGCAGAAGCTGCTTCCTTTCGCAGAGGAAGAGTGCGGCGGTGGAAATTGGATTGAGTAAGAAGAAGAGGGGTTCCTGGAAGTGTACGGTGAGGTCGAACTTGGACACTGTCGGTCCCACTGTGAATGTGGGCCAAGTCACGGAGGTCGACAAGGACACCTTCTGGCCCATCGTCAAGGCAGCCGGCGACAAGACCGTCGTCCTTGATATGTATACCCAATG GTGCGGTCCTTGCAAAGTGATGGCTCCAAAATTTCAAGACTTGTCCAAGGAGTACCTTGATGTCGTATTTTTAAAGCTTGACTGTAACCAAGAAAATAAG CAGCCATTGGCGAAGGAGCTTGGGATAAGGGTGGTGCcaactttcaagatcttgaaggACAACAAGGTTGTAAAAGAAGTGACGGGGGCCAAATTTGATGATTTAGTTGTTGCTATAGACGCTGTTAGATCGAGCTAA
- the LOC103430524 gene encoding glutamine--fructose-6-phosphate aminotransferase [isomerizing] 1-like has protein sequence MCGIFAYLNYDVNRERRYILQVLFNGLRRLEYRGYDSAGISIDHSYSFDPNTPQSSPLHPLVFRQEGNIETLVKSVYQEVAETDLNLEESFSHHAGIAHTRWATHGEPAPRNSHPQSSGSGNEFLVVHNGVITNYEALKESLVRHGFTFESETDTEVIPKLAKYVYDKAKEGEGDQTITFSQVVLEVMRHLEGAYALIFKSRHYPNELIACKRGSPLLLGVREFNENASGGSAFHDDNFLSKSGHPKELFLSSDANAVVEHTKKVLVIEDGEVVHLKDGGVSIMKFDKGQHGGLSRVASVQRALSILEMEVEQINKGSYKHYMQKEIHEQPESLTTTMRGRLLRGGSCKAKTVLLGGLKDHLKTIRRSRRIVFIGCGTSYNAALAARPILEELSGIPVTMEIASDLLDRQGPIYREDTAVFVSQSGETADTLSALEYALENGALCVGITNTVGSAIARNTHCGVHINAGAEIGVASTKAYTSQIVVMAMLALAIGGDTISNQARREAIIDGLFELPNKVREVLKLDGMMKDLAQELIAQQSLLVFGRGYNYATSLEGALKVKEVALMHSEGILAGEMKHGPLALVDETLPTLVIATRDACFSKQQSVIQQLHARKGRLIVMCSKGDAASVCPGGTCRVIEVPQLEDCLQPVVNIVPLQLLAYHLTVLRGFNVDQPRNLAKSVTTQ, from the exons ATGTGTGGGATATTTGCGTATCTGAATTACGACGTCAACAGAGAGAGGCGCTACATTCTTCAGGTGCTTTTCAATGGCCTGAGGCGTTTGGAATACCGGGGATACGATTCCGCCGGGATTTCCATCGATCATTCTTATTCCTTCGATCCAAACACCCCCCAATCTTCCCCGCTTCACCCCCTCGTTTTCCGCCAGGAGGGAAACATCGAGACCCTCGTCAAATCCGTATACCAAG AGGTTGCTGAAACAGATTTAAATTTGGAAGAATCTTTCTCTCACCATGCTGGAATAGCACACACCCGATGGGCCACCCATGGAGAGCCAGCTCCAAGGAACAGCCATCCACAGAGCTCTGGTTCTGGAAATGAATTTTTGGTTGTTCACAATGGAGTCATCACTAATTATGAG GCCTTAAAGGAATCACTAGTTCGGCACGGATTCACCTTTGAATCTGAAACAGACACAGAAGTAATTCCAAAGCTTGCCAAATATGTTTATGATAAAGCTAAGGAAGGAGAAG GTGACCAGACTATCACATTTAGTCAAGTTGTGCTTGAGGTTATGAGGCATCTTGAAGGTGCATATGCCCTGATTTTTAAAAGCCGGCATTATCCAAATGAGTTGATTGCTTGCAAGCGTGGCAGTCCGTTGCTCCTTGGTGTCAGA GAATTTAACGAAAATGCTAGCGGTGGATCTGCATTTCACGATGATAATTTCCTTTCAAAAAGTGGACATCCCAAAGAACTCTTTTTATCCAGTGATGCAAATGCTGTAGTTGAACACACTAAAAAGGTTTTGGTGATTGAGGATGGTGAAGTGGTACATCTGAAG GATGGAGGTGTTTCTATCATGAAGTTTGATAAAGGACAGCATGGTGGCCTTTCAAGGGTTGCATCTGTACAACGAGCTTTGTCCATTCTTGAGATGGAGGTTGAACAAATAAACAAAGGGAGTTACAAACATTATATGCAGAAAGAAATTCATGAACAGCCTGAATCTTTAACTACCACAATGAGGGGGAGACTTTTACGTGGAGGTTCCTGCAAAGCCAAGACTGTTCTCCTAGGTGGACTGAAGGATCACCTTAAAACAATTAGGCGAAGCAGGCGAATTGTTTTCATCGGTTGTGGTACAAGCTACAATGCTGCTTTAGCTGCAAGACctattttggaagaactttCTG GTATTCCTGTCACAATGGAAATTGCTAGTGATTTGTTGGATCGGCAAGGACCTATATACAGAGAAGATACAGCTGTCTTTGTCAGTCAGTCTGGTGAAACAGCAGATACTCTGAGTGCTTTGGAATATGCGTTGGAAAATGGTGCATTATGCGTTGGCATAACAAATACTGTTGGTAGTGCTATAGCCAGGAATACACACTGCGGTGTTCATATAAATGCTGGCGCTGAGATTGGGGTGGCTAGCACCAAG GCATACACGAGTCAAATAGTGGTGATGGCTATGCTAGCACTAGCTATAGGAGGTGACACAATTTCTAATCAAGCACGAAGAGAGGCTATAATTGACGGTTTATTTGAGTTACCAA ACAAAGTCAGAGAGGTCCTGAAGCTTGACGGGATGATGAAGGATCTTGCACAGGAACTGATAGCTCAGCAGTCACTTCTTGTGTTTGGGAGAGGATACAACTACGCAACATCTCTAGAGGGTGCTTTGAAGGTAAAGGAAGTGGCCCTTATGCACAGCGAAGGAATACTAGCCGGTGAAATGAAACATGGCCCTTTGGCTTTAGTTGATGAAACTCTCCCTACACTTGTGATTGCCACCCGTGATGCTTGCTTCAG TAAGCAGCAGTCAGTTATTCAGCAGCTTCATGCGCGCAAAGGTCGACTCATAGTAATGTGTTCAAAAGGAGATGCTGCATCAGTGTGCCCTGGGGGGACTTGTCGAGTGATTGAAGTTCCTCAGCTTGAGGATTGTCTTCAACCCGTAGTTAACATTGTTCCATTGCAG CTGCTGGCATACCATCTCACTGTTTTAAGAGGTTTCAATGTGGATCAGCCTCGGAATCTTGCAAAGAGCGTGACTACGCAGTAA
- the LOC103451156 gene encoding protein kri1-like: MLKEPSHRLRLRPSPPPPPPPQKNKLSKKEAAATQILGGNNMGVLQLFDGGSDSENDDVPQLKINEDFARRYEHNKKREELQRYEELKKRGLVADPSDASDSEPDFESDDDYAHVANSKKRELEFLDGLLKVKKHDPILKIKDVVLFNSDGAEIIGNNGGGGEGRAKNRRKMYLKDVNAKHLIEDGPELAEEDDKNIGKNSKVYNEEQERIRREFLQAAATEEDDDGEFLIEKNKNAAGDDDGDSVDNDQYEKALDECFPESDENAMFLKKFFKDQLWKEDKDPELKEEDLEVVSEDEMEIERQEEYEHRFQENAGDRIMGHSRQVEGSVRKKVKARKEQRKSKEERMEIARLEREEELRHLKNLKKKENDEKVKKIMEIAGLKEGEVSTFNPKELEKEFDPQEYDRMMKKAFGEKYYQAEDADLEHYSDMDKDDDEIEKPDFDREDELLGLPKGWDTVGSGDGFLAAREKALKRKKENVGDHEEEEEEEEEEDEVEEEGEEEVEEEEEEEVEEEEEDEEEEEEEGKMSEEDKQEKKRKLALLERAKKEMMDEYYKLDYEDTIGDLKTRFKYAKIKPNRYGLTTAEILAMDEKELNQYVSLKKLAPYTEKEWKVPNNKRMEIKQKAKEIFRQGNVGNKKNRKKLRISEAAKGSSLSKGAAGQSSMAAPEHGKEQVGDSNGDKKESRSARRRRLQAARKLPASRLMAYGVVPVKSKKKGKH; encoded by the coding sequence ATGCTAAAAGAACCCAGCCACCGCCTCCGCCTCCGCCctagcccccccccccccccccccccccaaaaaaataaattgtcgAAGAAAGAAGCAGCAGCAACTCAGATACTTGGCGGAAACAATATGGGCGTTCTTCAACTATTTGACGGCGGCAGCGACTCCGAGAACGACGACGTACCGCAGCTCAAAATCAATGAAGATTTCGCTCGCAGGTACGAACACAACAAGAAGCGGGAGGAGCTCCAGCGCTATGAGGAACTGAAGAAGCGAGGCCTCGTGGCTGACCCCTCCGATGCTTCAGACTCTGAACCGGATTTTGAATCGGACGACGACTACGCCCATGTCGCCAATTCCAAGAAGAGAGAATTGGAGTTTTTGGATGGTCTGCTCAAGGTGAAAAAGCATGACCCTATCTTGAAAATCAAAGATGTTGTTTTGTTTAATTCTGATGGAGCTGAAATTATCGGAAACAATGGAGGAGGGGGAGAGGGAAGGGCGAAGAATAGGAGGAAGATGTACTTGAAAGATGTTAACGCTAAGCATTTGATCGAGGACGGCCCGGAACTGGCGGAGGAGGATGACAAGAACATTGGTAAAAACAGTAAGGTCTACAACGAAGAGCAAGAGCGGATAAGGAGAGAATTCTTACAGGCCGCCGCAACCGAGGAGGATGATGATGGTGAGTTTTTGATAGAGAAGAATAAGAATGCTGCGGGGGATGATGATGGTGATAGTGTTGATAATGATCAGTATGAGAAGGCATTGGATGAGTGTTTCCCCGAATCTGATGAAAATGCTATGTTTCTCAAGAAGTTCTTTAAGGATCAGCTATGGAAGGAGGATAAGGATCCCGAGTTAAAGGAGGAGGATTTGGAGGTGGTGTCTGAGGATGAGATGGAGATCGAAAGGCAGGAGGAGTATGAGCACAGGTTCCAGGAGAATGCAGGTGATCGGATTATGGGGCATTCCAGGCAAGTTGAGGGGTCGGTGAGGAAGAAGGTCAAGGCGAGGAAGGAGCAGAGGAAGAGCAAGGAGGAGAGGATGGAGATTGCAAGGTTGGAGAGGGAGGAGGAGTTGAGGcatttgaagaatttgaagaagaaggagaatgacgAGAAGGTTAAGAAGATAATGGAGATTGCGGGACTTAAGGAGGGCGAGGTGTCTACATTTAATCCAAAGGAGTTGGAGAAGGAATTTGATCCACAAGAGTATGATAGGATGATGAAGAAGGCTTTTGGTGAGAAGTATTATCAGGCAGAGGATGCTGACTTAGAGCATTATAGTGATATGGACAAGGATGATGATGAGATTGAGAAACCGGACTTTGATAGGGAGGATGAGTTGCTTGGGCTTCCTAAAGGTTGGGATACTGTTGGTTCTGGTGACGGGTTCTTAGCTGCAAGGGAGAAGGCTTTGAAGCGGAAAAAGGAAAATGTTGGTGACcatgaggaagaggaagaggaagaggaagaggaagacgaAGTGGAAGAGGAAGGggaagaggaagtggaagaggaagaagaagaggaagtggaagaggaagaggaagatgaagaggaagaggaagaggaaggaaaAATGAGTGAGGAAGATAAACAAGAGAAAAAGCGTAAATTAGCTTTATTGGAGAGAGCTAAGAAGGAGATGATGGATGAATACTATAAGTTGGATTATGAGGATACAATTGGAGACTTGAAGACCAGATTCAAGTATGctaaaataaaacctaatagaTATGGCTTGACTACTGCTGAGATATTAGCGATGGATGAAAAGGAGTTGAATCAATATGTGTCTTTAAAGAAGCTTGCCCCTTATACAGAGAAAGAGTGGAAGGTACCAAACAACAAGAGAATGGAGATAAAGCAGAAAGCTAAGGAGATTTTCAGACAAGGAAATGTGGGTAATAAAAAGAATCGCAAGAAGCTGAGAATAAGTGAAGCAGCTAAGGGTTCAAGCTTATCAAAGGGTGCCGCAGGGCAATCATCAATGGCTGCCCCGGAACATGGGAAAGAACAAGTAGGGGACTCAAATGGTGATAAAAAAGAATCCAGGAGTGCTAGAAGAAGGCGTCTCCAAGCTGCACGAAAATTACCAGCTTCTAGGCTCATGGCATATGGGGTGGTACCTGTAAAATCTAAGAAAAAAGGGAAGCACTGA